A window of Asterias amurensis chromosome 10, ASM3211899v1 genomic DNA:
tatttattggtttatacATTTGAGTGCTTATTTATGGGGTTTTATTAAAGGGTAACAATTCCATTATTGACTTGTTCTGATTGATACCTTAATCCATGTTTAGATTCGGACGTCCAGATACGCTACTTGTTTGCCAATCAGGCCAACAGTGCTCAATCATACAACGTTATGAATACAGAGCTAGCGGCATAACGACCTCTTCGACTAGTCTGGACATATCCTGGAGCGTATACCACAATTGAGGCTGGCAAAATTTGCATATCCAGCTCGGTGACTGAAGACGTCCAAGTCACGGCGCTTTCTGTTACTCCTTGCATCTTGGATTCTGTCTTGGTGATCAAAACGAGCCACTTGGCTGTATCTTATGGGGATATTATCTCGTGTTCAGCCAGCTGCGGCTCGTCAAATGCATCGGTTTCCATCTATAAAGGTATGGGTATCTATTCCATCTAACAAGggttttcataaaataatatcaTCTTTGTGTTGGTGCCCCAATCCGGTGACGTCATGTCACTAGGTCTAGTCTACAACACTGTATGATGCTACTTCATATACGTACACATCCATTCGATTGGTtttccattaaaacaaaacaaaagtagcCTCTGCAAAAGTTGTGCAAACAAAAcccataataattataacaacatCACCCATTTTAGAGTAGGTATATAGAAACATttatattttgtcaattttaggCTCatccacagtttttttttagtttcctATTAATTTGTGTAAAACAGGAAAGAACAAGACGATTGGTTACGTCGACAGTGACAATATGGGTATTCGTTTCAttttgatgtttgaaaaacaataaatatcaCGTGTTGGCTTTTAATCGTCAGTTAAAGAAACATGTtttcttggatcggtcgagttagtctttgaaaagcgttctgtaacgaTTTGTTATACAATCGATATGGTTaggaagatgttgtaaaaatagaatacagtgatctacACAattaatatgcctcgaaattgcgaggttcTCGTCGACTAACAATGTCGgccatgggagtcaaatgttaatttgcgacgtaaaatgaaagcCGTGCATtattgagtgatacttgtgtggattattatattctacttttaaaatatctttctagccatatgcatttcataagaaaCAGTCTCAAACGGTAGCGTGTTCCTTTAGGGGTTGTATGTCTCTCGTAATATGTCTTTTTGATTTGATTCCCTCTGCAGGTTTATTGTTCACCGGTCACGCAGTTTTCAGAAATTACAATTGCCCATTCACAGGAGACAAGAAAAACATCTCGAAACCTCTGCTTATTTACGAAACGGCCTCCCGATTTTAACCCTTTGGGACAGAAGCTCGTATCAAGAATGTGAACGTAAAGACACAGACATTGAaacagttaaagtcacctggaagtagattttttttctttcaaacataagagcatatgcttacgaacaataaaataatatttagtaattgtttgtcacgatttatatgtttaaaaaatatataaagttgttttggcGGCTGACTCCgcttaccccttttgtgacgtcaatcgaggcagactttgcttgcaatgcgtatagtaaacacgtgcaaagtacatgtacgtccaagtcatgagttggtacatttcaaaaggtgtttttctgcattcagcagcaatacacctggtcggcattgccggaaaaaaacaatttatttttgaaacgtacaaactcacgacttggtccgtacatgtactttgcaattgtgttcactctacgcattgcaggcaaagtctgcctcgattgacgtcacgaacagcgccctctcgagtcggggtctactcttaaatttggaAATAATAGaagaactgattgtttaaaaccttagttacctgtttattcacattccatgcATAAacacacatatattagtgacaaaggctttttttgaaaaaataccacttccaggtgactttaaagtgaAGGTGATCTGACTGAGTGGCATAGGCTTTGTGCTTTTCCGGAAATTACTTACATTTAAATTTAGTGCAGTTTCAAACATGCCTTTTTTGGGGGCGCATTTATATAACATGTTTTCATAGATGCATGGTTTCTTTCCCACTAGCACAACAGTTCACCTTTTGGTATTCTCAAAAAACAGCGACTCTAGCTCTGTACCACACGTTTCAATATTGATTATTACTGCCAGACGTATTAGACTCTCCAACTGCTGACAATGGAGACCGTCAAGTGTTACTCATGCGGATAATAATCAACGGTGTTTCTGCTCTAATAACGTCTCGCTCCAGAATCTTCTCTTTTCGAAGCGCTGACCGCAATTCCTGTTTGACAGAAATCCAAATCTGTGCCGTGACTGTAGCTACCTTGAAGGAACTGGTTATTCGAGCTGCTAATAAAGACCACCAAGCGTTAATCAAACGAGGAGATTGGTTAAGAGCGGCACAATAGCAGCATTGTTTTCTCTTCAATCGTAACTAAAGTCAAATTGATTTTGAGGCAACCAAAATAATTATGGCAGGCGTTTGTTTCATCAAGAAGGTCAAGTTCTTACATCAACTGTTTGCAATCATCACTCATCACGATATTCATCTCATATTGACACAAAAAATGGACCAATCAAATCCTACGAGTTATtgtacatgaatattcatctcatacgaacaacaacaaaaggacCAATCAGATTATACGAAGTGTCCTCTCCGATACCTATTGGTTACTTCCAACACCAACATCAGCCCTAAAGAGGCAGCGTTTGCTCTTCACTTTCTCAGTCACTACATTTTCTCAGACagtcagtgttttgtttttttaacactaCATTCTCACTAATCAAAATTTGTATGGGACTTGAAACAAAGCAATACTGATTTTTGCCAGTAGTTGCTCCTGTACGAACTTGGGAAAGAACACTTTCATTGGAAAGCATTCTCAAGTAAGAGTGTCAGGATAAAGTAACAGAATAGGATCTAAGGTGAACCCTAAACCACGATGATTATCACTGTAGCTTTGTTTTTGACGTCCGTGGTGCAACTTAGTCGAAGTGTGACACCAAATCAGGTGTCTGTGGATCTTTACTTAGCTGAAAACGGGGCCTTACTGAATCACGTGATTGAGTGGAAGACTGTATCTTCTCctgtgatctgtgggcgagactgctctatggatccacagtgtgcatcattcaactatCACATCATAAGAGGTATTTGTGAGTTGAATAATGCCAGCAGAGCTCACAGCCCTGATGAGTTTGTTGAGATTCAAAGGAGTGCTTACTATGATGACAACTTGGACACTTTGTCATTTGCACTACCAACCATTACAAGTAACAGTAGTTGTCTGGAGTTGTATCAAGCTGGTTACCGCATCAATGGTTTATACACCATCTTTCCTACAAGTCTGACTGATGGGTTACAAgtctactgtgatatggagacagaaggaggaggctggatcgtgttccagaggagacaagatggcTCTGTTAACTTTGACCTTAACTGGGCTGATTACCAATCTGGGTTTGGTGATCTACAgaatgagttctggttggggaatgaCATTCTGCGTGACCTTACCGGGTCAGGTCAATGGCAACTCAGAGTAGATATCGAAGACTGGGAGCCCAGTTCAGCTTGGGCTTCTTATGGTGAGTTCAACGTTACAGGTGACAAGTACACTATCCATGTTGGTTTATATGATCATCAGAGTACAGCTGGTGATGCATTGAAATATCATAATGGATATCCATTCACAACAAAGGATCAGGACAATGATAAAAGGTCCGATAATTGTGCAGCGGTATACGGAGGTGCCTGGTGGTTTAACAGCTGCCAAACTGCACTCCTGAACAGTGACTACCAACAAGGAAATGTGATCAACGGGAGGGCAATACAATGGAGTCCCTGGAAAGGTTCCAATCACCCTCTCAAGTCatgcagcatgaaaatacgACCAATCAAATAGCATGGAAACACGACCAACCTTGCAGCATGAAAGTACGGCCAATTTATGTTGCATAAAAATACGGCCACCCATGCTGCATGAAATTACAGCCAGCCATTAGCAACTCATGAACGACTAGACCTGACCATGCAGAGCCGTATATTGAAAACCAGAAACTGTGACGTCGCTCTAGAATTGACCAAAGTCGACCCATGGTCAAGACTGGAAACACAAACTAACTCCTGTAATTACTTGTTCGTTATTTGACCGATATGTCAACATTTAAT
This region includes:
- the LOC139943479 gene encoding techylectin-5B-like, with the protein product MIITVALFLTSVVQLSRSVTPNQVSVDLYLAENGALLNHVIEWKTNEFWLGNDILRDLTGSGQWQLRVDIEDWEPSSAWASYGEFNVTGDKYTIHVGLYDHQSTAGDALKYHNGYPFTTKDQDNDKRSDNCAAVYGGAWWFNSCQTALLNSDYQQGNVINGRAIQWSPWKGSNHPLKSCSMKIRPIK